The proteins below are encoded in one region of Drosophila santomea strain STO CAGO 1482 chromosome 3R, Prin_Dsan_1.1, whole genome shotgun sequence:
- the LOC120451033 gene encoding polymerase delta-interacting protein 2 has translation MSLLVQVFKWDQGCRLHHRVGILLWRGVKKQAVYPTKLAEVGRLVEARDDRYETGQLFLHRIFGYRGVILFPWTARVYDRDLHNPGKISATTTASANSTQQHRTKEASLRVKANTSAAPTAATAQSGDAPTSAAFQTNAAEGTNNVGTASQVDPKEVKGKVQTFYQVLIDTRDCPYIRAQTEAVTFLGNQDSNRSLYAIPGLDYVAHEDIMPYSSSEKSPLQHELFDKFLTHAPEADPPFVAQDTLKAWQEKNHPWLDMSDVHKETTENVRITVIPFYMGCRETPASSVYWWRYCIRLENLGEMSVQLRERHWRIFSLSGTLETVRGRGVVGQEPILSPRLPAFQYSSHVSLQAPSGHMWGTFRLEREDGYSFDCKIPPFSLESKPDDLGPPTPATPSAHDKKRGDSD, from the exons ATGAGCCTGCTGGTGCAAGTGTTCAAGTGGGACCAAGGATGTCGCCTGCACCACCGGGTGGGTATCCTGCTGTGGCGTGGCGTCAAGAAGCAGGCGGTGTATCCGACTAA ACTTGCTGAGGTGGGTCGTCTAGTGGAGGCACGCGACGACCGGTACGAGACGGGCCAACTGTTCCTGCACCGCATCTTCGGCTACCGCGGCGTTATACTATTCCCCTGGACAGCGCGCGTTTACGACCGGGATCTGCACAATCCCGGCAAGATCAGCGCGACCACGACTGCGAGCGCCAATTCGACGCAGCAGCACCGCACCAAAGAGGCTTCGCTTCGCGTGAAGGCCAACACCTCCGCTGCCCCGACGGCTGCTACCGCCCAGAGCGGCGATGCCCCCACCTCGGCCGCCTTCCAGACAAACGCCGCCGAAGGCACCAACAACGTGGGAACTGCCTCCCAAGTGGATCCAAAGGAGGTCAAGGGCAAGGTGCAAACCTTTTATCAGGTGCTCATAGACACCCGCGACTGTCCGTACATT CGCGCCCAGACCGAGGCGGTCACCTTTCTGGGCAACCAGGACTCCAATCGCAGCCTGTACGCTATCCCCGGGCTGGACTACGTGGCCCACGAGGACATTATGCCTTATAGCTCCAGCGAGAAGAGTCCGCTGCAGCACGAACTGTTCGACAAGTTTCTTACACACGCTCCGGAGGCGGACCCGCCATTCGTGGCCCAGGACACGCTGAAGGCTTGGCAGGAGAAGAACCATCCCTGGCTGGACATGAGCGATGTGCACAAAGAGACCACGGAGAACGTCCGTATTACCGTGATTCCCTTTTACATGGGTTGCCGCGAGACACCTGCTAGTTCGGTCTACTGG TGGCGCTACTGCATCCGGTTGGAAAACCTGGGCGAGATGAGCGTGCAGCTGCGCGAGCGACACTGGCGCATTTTCTCATTGTCCGGGACCCTGGAGACGGTGCGTGGAAGGGGCGTGGTGGGCCAGGAGCCCATTCTGAGCCCCCGGCTGCCCGCCTTCCAGTACAGCAGCCATGTGAGCCTGCAGGCGCCCAGCGGCCATATGTGGGGCACCTTCCGGCTGGAGCGCGAGGATGGCTACTCCTTCGATTGCAAGATTCCGCCCTTCTCACTGGAGAGCAAACCGGACGACCTGGGTCCGCCCACACCGGCCACGCCCAGTGCCCATGATAAGAAGCGCGGTGATAGCGATTAA
- the LOC120451036 gene encoding 39S ribosomal protein L44, mitochondrial, with protein MSLLCTAAGLLARVKLLEGSTTEQTRRHIKRWVSPTLRELAHRQKKLGPQKPERRAGFVEWNQRSELFAFSQRLGESFKVSQLQRAFTEKSFAQREEDRRRQLGIEESDLQMPHNSDLVEKGQHIARAYVEAFLQHQLPKVPNDGLHAITSFLLSTETLAHVSSHLGTKDLIQSTVYPPSAESLAKSLYAVIGALASSSGIEKAFLFVRDFICTQLNQRDLLEVWTPQNPIQLLENICHERKLGEAEPRLLADCGKNTVLGAYQVGIYANRQLLGKGFGEDLKTATETAAIDALQSFFDTRDNRRPFDFSIHLKPKNVRLG; from the exons ATGTCACTTTTATGCACTGCCGCTGGTCTCCTGGCTCGTGTCAAGCTCTTGGAGGGCTCCACCACTG AGCAAACAAGGCGCCACATCAAGCGATGGGTTTCGCCAACGTTACGTGAACTCGCCCACCGGCAGAAGAAACTAGGACCACAAAAACCAGAACGGCGTGCAGGGTTCGTAGAGTGGAACCAGCGCTCGGAACTTTTTGCCTTCAGCCAGCGTTTGGGCGAATCCTTTAAGGTATCGCAGCTGCAGCGTGCCTTTACAGAGAAATCGTTTGCTCAGCGGGAGGAGGATCGTCGTCGTCAGCTAGGCATTGAAGAGTCTGACCTCCAGATGCCTCACAATAGCGATCTGGTCGAGAAGGGCCAGCACATTGCCCGTGCCTACGTCGAGGCCTTCCTGCAGCACCAGCTCCCGAAGGTCCCTAATGACGGACTCCACGCGATCACCAGTTTTCTACTTAGCACCGAAACTCTTGCCCACGTCTCCTCTCACCTGGGCACTAAGGATCTGATTCAGTCCACGGTATACCCACCCTCGGCCGAAAGTCTGGCCAAATCTTTATATGCAGTTATTGGCGCCCTAGCGAGTTCCAGTGGAATTGAGaaggcttttctttttgtacgTGATTTTATCTGCACGCAGCTGAATCAAAGGGACCTTTTGGAGGTGTGGACTCCCCAGAATCCAATCCAGCTTCTGGAAAACATCTGTCACGAGCGAAAGCTGGGCGAAGCGGAGCCCCGCCTGCTTGCAGACTGCGGAAAGAACACGGTTCTAGGAGCCTACCAAGTAGGCATTTACGCCAATCGCCAGCTGCTGGGAAAGGGATTCGGCGAGGATCTAAAAACAGCCACAGAGACTGCGGCAATCGACGCTCTACAGAGCTTCTTTGACACCCGCGACAACCGAAGACCCTTTGACTTTTCAATTCATCTAAAACCCAAGAACGTGCGACTTGGCTGA